The Weissella confusa DNA window ACGAGACAAGATTTAATTCGCAATTTTGCAATTATTGCGCACATCGACCACGGTAAGTCTACTTTGGCCGATCGTATTATGGAAATGACAAACACAGTATCAGAACGTGAAACTGAAGCCCAACTACTTGATGATTTGAGTGTTGAAAAGGCCCACGGTGTCACGGTTAAGTCTCGTACTGTGCGAAACTACTACATTGATAACAATGGGACTGAATATCAATATAACTTGATTGATACCCCAGGCCACGTCGACTTTAACTATGAAGTCTCACGTTCATTGTCAGCAACTGATGGTGTGCTACTTTTGGTCGACGCCACTAAGGGTGTGCAAGCCCAAACAGTTGCTAATTACCGTTTGGCTAAGGCTGCCAACCTGGTTATTATTCCAATCGTTAATAAGATTGATAACATGGCTGCTGAAGTTGATAAGACGATTGAAGAATTGCTTGATTTGGATGAGTCATTTAAGGAAGAAGATATCCTCAAGATTTCAGCCAAGAGTGGTTTGGGTGTCGATGCGGTTCTAGAAGCAATTCGTGACCGTATCCCTGCCCCACAAGGTGATGAAACGGGTAAGTTGAAGGCTTTGGTCTTCGACTCAAAGTTCGATCCTTACAAGGGTGTTATTGTTCAAGTGCGATTGTTTGATGGTCAATTGAAGTCTTCAGACAACGTGTTGTTCATGGCCAACAAGATTAAGTCACAAATCAAAGAAATGGGTGTCTTCTCACCTTTGATGACGCCACTTGATACGCTTAAGGCTGGGGATGTTGGGTTCATTGTGACTGGTATCAAGGATGCCAAGGCGGTTCGTGTCGGTGATACGATTACGCTGGCTAATGATCCGGTTGCTGAGCCGCTTCCTGGTTATCAAGACGTTGAGCCAATGGTTTATGCCGGTCTTTACCCTCGTGGTAGTGAGTTTAAGGACTTGAAGATTGGTATTGAGAAGCTTGGTTTGAATGATGCCGCCTTCCAATATGAGCCAGAGCAATCTGAGGCTTTGGGGATGGGATTCCGTGGTGGATTCTTGGGAATCTTCCACTTGCAAATTATCCGTGAACGTTTGCAAGAAGAGTTTGGACTCGATGTTTTGACAACCATGCCAAATTCAACATACCGCGTAACGGTTAAGAATGAAGACGAGCCAATTTACGTTGAAAACCCTATCCAATTCCCTGATTACGGTCAAATTGTGAAGGTTGAAGAGCCTTACATGTTGGCTAAGATGACGTTGCCAAACGAAATGTTGAACGACAT harbors:
- the lepA gene encoding translation elongation factor 4 codes for the protein MSTRQDLIRNFAIIAHIDHGKSTLADRIMEMTNTVSERETEAQLLDDLSVEKAHGVTVKSRTVRNYYIDNNGTEYQYNLIDTPGHVDFNYEVSRSLSATDGVLLLVDATKGVQAQTVANYRLAKAANLVIIPIVNKIDNMAAEVDKTIEELLDLDESFKEEDILKISAKSGLGVDAVLEAIRDRIPAPQGDETGKLKALVFDSKFDPYKGVIVQVRLFDGQLKSSDNVLFMANKIKSQIKEMGVFSPLMTPLDTLKAGDVGFIVTGIKDAKAVRVGDTITLANDPVAEPLPGYQDVEPMVYAGLYPRGSEFKDLKIGIEKLGLNDAAFQYEPEQSEALGMGFRGGFLGIFHLQIIRERLQEEFGLDVLTTMPNSTYRVTVKNEDEPIYVENPIQFPDYGQIVKVEEPYMLAKMTLPNEMLNDIMRLAEGRRGELVDLATIGSMLMVTYRMPISEIAYDFFNELKSASHGFATLSTEFDSYQESDLVRIDIAVDYAKVDALTFVMHRSKVDRVGTEIVSKLKDLIPRKLQSMPVQAIVEGRAIARADVPPLRKAAASGTKVSKKQQQLRRQGQKKSDIELPQAVFDAILDMNSN